Sequence from the bacterium genome:
AAACCTTCTGTTGCCTTCTCTAAAAACTGGTCAAACTTGGGAGAATTCGTGGGCACTCTATGCTCAATATTTCTCTCCTCATAAATTGAACGCTCCACAAAACGAAAGTTGACAGAAGAAGAATCGAAGCCACTAAAAATATCCCGGGCAGACATTGCCTTTACTAATTCCTTCTGCTTTACTTTACTTGCCATCTCTTTCCGCTCTGCAATAACTAATTGTTTCCATTTCAGATATTGCACGGCAACATTGGCAAGCCCTTTCCGCTTTTTATTATATTCGAAGCCTATTCTGGTAAAGAGATTAATCATATTCTGCGGACGCCCTGACAATATCAGTCTCAAGCGAAATGTATTTGCATTCTCTTTTCTTTGACTGATTTTGAGAGTAGTTACACCAAAATCGTTCAGTAACTTACTCATCTCTTTAAAAAATACAATTCCATTTTCCACAAACTCTTCCTTCTTATTCATAGAAACCACTGGACAATAAAAATTATGCCCATGTCCTGTCATTGTTTTAGGAGTATTCATTTCTGCGCCAAAGAAAGATGCTAAGAATAGTCTCTTCTGCCATAATGGTGTTTTAAATAGCCATCGGGGAATATGGTATTCCTGTCTTGCCTTATTTCCCAGAGGCACGCCCAGAGCAACCAGTAGAATGGCTAAACTGCTCGATCTGACCATACACATAGTCTCCATTGTCTCAAATTCATAAACCGAATAACTTGTCTTAATTTTCTGCTTTCTCTTTCTGGAATATATCCTTGAACATCTATAACCAATACTGGCTATATCTCTCCTTATCGTTTCCAGGTCTTCTGTCTTGCCCCAGAACCCAGTAATTCCCTTGCCTCTCTTTCTAACAAAATGGATACTCCCATCGCCAAATACATAGCCCATTACTTTCAAAATATAGGGAAGTTGTGGAGAGCTAAATCTTAAAGGCAGAAGTCCTCTTTTCTTCAAGTGGATAATAATCTGTTCCAAGCCATGTCCCCGGGAATCTTTTTCCAGAGTTAGAAGAATCTTTCTTATATCCTTTTCCTCAATAATAATTTCGTCACTGGGCTTCTCATAAGGGACGCCTTCGAAGGGATAGATTGCTACTTCACTACCTTTAGACAAATTCTTAAGTTCTACCATACCATCTCTGGTATAAAAAGGATGGTCTTCTGTAGCAGTAATTTTCTTGCCTATCTTTGTAGTTATCTTAAGAACTCTATTATCAGGTTTTCGTTTCAGGAAATTTACTATTCCAGTATTGGTAAACTTCCCCGAGTTAAAATCGAAACATCCGATTTTCTCGTCGGTCCACATTCTTTCAAATTCTTCTATTTTCAGACGATATCCTAAATTATGCAGAATTAAACTATCTCCAGAAATGCAATTCAAGTCATAACCAACACCTCCTGGGGAGATTACACCTCCGGCTTCGATATCCATAGCTGCCACTCCACCGATGGGAAACCCATAGCCCCAGTGGATATCGGGCATAGCCATAGATTTGCCCACAATTCCCGGAAGATAGGCTACATTGGCTACCTGGACAGGTGTTCTATCCATCCTGAGGTGCTGGAGCATCTTCTCACTGGTATATATCAATCCCGGCACCCTCATCCCTTCTTTCTTAGGGAGTAGCCACCTGTAGTCATCAATCTTCTTAAATGTCCCTTTCCACTCTTCTGCCATAATATTATCCTTCAATGAATACACAACCCTGCGCCCAGTTTGCTGGGCGTGTGGGTTATTTGCGCAAATTAAATATCGAATATTATCTCTGCCTGAAAAACTCCTTCAGGGAGAGTAGAATTTGAAATTTTCAGTCGGTGGTAAGTAGCAGCCTTAAACTCTGTCTCTATCTGGTGTCTGGTGATATCGAGTTCTTCTCCGAATATCTTTGCCTTAAGATGTTTCTCATCTATCTTGGAGACCTCAAATTTGGAGAAGAGCATGCTCTGGGAAGCAGAAAGATAGATTATCTCATTCAGCCAGGAGACCAGAAGCTCTTCTTTATTCTCTGCCTCTAACGAGATATCCTCTGAATCCTTAGGGTTCACTTTCTTTAAATCTGTAATCAAACTTGCCATCCCATAGGCTGCATTTATAAATAGCTCGGCCAAATCCTTACCGTATGCTTTAATCCCCATATCTGCGGTATGCTCAATTACTTCAAACTTCTTCACCCTTTCTCCTCGTTCTCTTTAACCACGCTGGCAATGGCCACCAATCTGTCTCCTTCCTCAAGTCTGATTAGCCTCACCCCTTTGGTACTCCTGCCTATGCGTCGAATACCTTTTACGGCTTGACGTATAAATAGACCGTGCGAGGTAACTAACACTATATCGTCGCTATCAGTGACACTTTTTATTCCCACTACTTCACCGTTTCTTTGGTCGGTTATTATGTTAATTACACCCTTACCCCCTCGTGCCTGTAATCTATATTTGTCCACATGAGTCCTCTTTCCATAACCTTTGGATGTGGCAGTTAAGAGTGCATCACCT
This genomic interval carries:
- a CDS encoding archease gives rise to the protein MKKFEVIEHTADMGIKAYGKDLAELFINAAYGMASLITDLKKVNPKDSEDISLEAENKEELLVSWLNEIIYLSASQSMLFSKFEVSKIDEKHLKAKIFGEELDITRHQIETEFKAATYHRLKISNSTLPEGVFQAEIIFDI
- a CDS encoding intein-containing RctB family protein, which encodes MAEEWKGTFKKIDDYRWLLPKKEGMRVPGLIYTSEKMLQHLRMDRTPVQVANVAYLPGIVGKSMAMPDIHWGYGFPIGGVAAMDIEAGGVISPGGVGYDLNCISGDSLILHNLGYRLKIEEFERMWTDEKIGCFDFNSGKFTNTGIVNFLKRKPDNRVLKITTKIGKKITATEDHPFYTRDGMVELKNLSKGSEVAIYPFEGVPYEKPSDEIIIEEKDIRKILLTLEKDSRGHGLEQIIIHLKKRGLLPLRFSSPQLPYILKVMGYVFGDGSIHFVRKRGKGITGFWGKTEDLETIRRDIASIGYRCSRIYSRKRKQKIKTSYSVYEFETMETMCMVRSSSLAILLVALGVPLGNKARQEYHIPRWLFKTPLWQKRLFLASFFGAEMNTPKTMTGHGHNFYCPVVSMNKKEEFVENGIVFFKEMSKLLNDFGVTTLKISQRKENANTFRLRLILSGRPQNMINLFTRIGFEYNKKRKGLANVAVQYLKWKQLVIAERKEMASKVKQKELVKAMSARDIFSGFDSSSVNFRFVERSIYEERNIEHRVPTNSPKFDQFLEKATEGLEESGMVWDEIESIEEVDFDGYVYDFTVAHPHHNFIANNFVVSNCGVRLLRTNLKEKDVRPKLHELISALFVAIPSGVGSKGRIKISSQEVMEVLEKGSQWAIKKGYGLPEDALHTEEKGSMEGADATKVGQRALERGRPQLGTLGAGNHFLEIQIVEEIYDEEVAKVFGIFPGQITVMIHTGSRGLGYQICDDYLRLMGNAVRKYNISLPDRQLACAPVKSEEGQNYLKAMRCAANYAWANRQCIMHWTRETFERVLKISPKDLGMVLIYDVAHNIGKIEEHPVEGKKTTLCIHRKGATRAFPAGHPDVPEDYKGVGQPVLIPGTMGSASYVLVGTTRAMEETWGSTCHGAGRAMSRTKALHTISGEQLQRELGEKGIVIQAKGYKTLAEEAPQAYKDVDEVVDVCHNAGISKKVARMRPIGVMKG